In one Tachysurus fulvidraco isolate hzauxx_2018 chromosome 16, HZAU_PFXX_2.0, whole genome shotgun sequence genomic region, the following are encoded:
- the LOC125139091 gene encoding uncharacterized protein LOC125139091: MALLGAVIPSCVIIHLTCLALLLTLQNCRIARGPPASFPRKTSLPFHRKLSLACFCSRRTSALLLKICCVDKTIVKAVPPRTSCPAPCHVSPVSPRRNARLEDQSHQSITNSPAAMDAQSQQDRPDGRPMRPSRRYMRSYMIPYARPVPAELLVRYRRYQLDHITRELITFMEQLSSPNLPEHPFTPSYIVKRPQARTSSTQTDGCPHAVPERCCSALEPPASPSSPSTSSSPPPGSPDYSPTSPVPGPSSAY, translated from the exons ATGGCACTCTTAGGTGCCGTCATACCTTCGTGCGTCATtatccacctgacctgtctggctCTTCTCCTGACATTACAGAATTGCAGAATCGCCCGTGGCCCCCCTGCTTCATTTCcccgaaaaacaagtctgccctttCACCGTAAATTAAGTTTGGCCTGTTTTTGTTCCCGCCGAacttctgcattattattaaaaatatgctgCGTTGACAAAACTATTGTCAAGGCTGTGCCCCCAAGAACATCTTGTCCTGCTCCCTGTCATGTATCACCCGTATCACCCAGACGAAACGCACGTCTTGAGGACCAATCTCACCAATCAATCACCAATTCTCCAGCTGCAATGG ATGCTCAGAGTCAGCAAGATCGTCCAGATGGCCGACCTATGAGGCCTTCTCGCCGTTATATGAGATCTTATATGATACCTTATGCGAGACCTGTGCCCGCCGAACTTCTGGTCCGCTACCGCCGCTACCAGCTGGACCATATAACCCGTGAACTTATCACGTTCATGGAACAACTCAGTTCTCCCAACCTCCCCGAGCATCCCTTCACACCATCCTACATTGTGAAAAGGCCTCAGGCCCGCACTTCCTCTACCCAGACCGatggctgtcctcatgctgttccTGAGCGTTGCTGCTCTGCGCTGGAACCCCCTgcctctccttcttctccttcaacCTCCTCCTCCCCACCTCCTGGATCTCCCGACTACTCTCCTACGTCTCCTGTGCCTGGGCCTAGCTCTGCCTATTGA